Genomic window (Corynebacterium simulans):
TCACCCGCGAGTTTCATGGCCGCAGCTTCGTGGATGATTACGAGTGGATGCGGGATAAAGAATCCGCAGAAACGCTCGATTATCTGCGCGCGGAGAATGCTTATACTGAGCAGGAGACTGCGCACCTTAAAGAGCTGACTGAGAACATCTTCCAGGAAGTAAAGTCGCGTGTGAAGCAAACGGACATGTCCGTGCCTTCGCGCAGGGGCCAGTACTGGTATTACGGCCGCTCTGTCGAGGGCAAGAACTATGGCATTAGCTGCCGCGTTCCGGTGGCCGAAGGTGCTGACCCGTGGACCGCTCCCGTTATTCCAGAAGAAGGCGCTCCTGAGGGCGAGGAAATCCTCCTAGATGCCAATGAGCTAGCAAAAGGCACCGAATTCTTCGCGATGGGCGCCTCCACCGTCTCTGACTCCGGCAACCTGCTGGCTTATTCCGTGGATACCGCTGGCGACGAGCGTTTTTCTCTGGTCATCAAGGACTTGCGTACCGGCGAGCTGCTCTCCGACCGCCTCGAAGGCATCTTCTACGGTGCAGCCTGGGTGGGCGATGACTACATCTTTTACACCACGGTCGATGATGCCTGGCGCCCAGATACCGTCTGGCGCCACAAGGTGGGAACCGAGCAGTCCGAAGACGTGCAGGTCATGTATGAAGCCGACGAGCACTTTAATATCGGCGTCGGCAGTATTCGCAGCGAGAAGTACCTGTTCATCGTCATCGGCTCGAAGCTGACCTCAGAGACCTGGGTGCTGGATCGCACGGACCCGGAAGGCGAATTCCAGGTTCTGTGGCAGCGCGAAGCAGGTGTTGACTACGACGTCGACTATGCCGAGATTGACGGCCAGGCCTATTGGTTTGTCACCCACAACGCATCAGGTCCGAACTTCACCCTGGCCACCACGCCGCTGGCCGTAGGGGAGGACCTCGCACCGCTCCGCGAGCTCGATGTGCTGATTCCGCATCGCGAGGATGTGCGCCTGGAAGGCGTGGATACCTATCGCGACCAGGTCGTCGTAGGCTACCGCCGCGCCGGCATCGGGCGTGCCGCAATCATGGATGTACGCCATGGTTGGTCCGAATTTAAGGAATTAAACTTCAACGAAGAGCTCTACACCGTGAGCGTTGGCGGCAACCCGGAATGGGATGCACCGGTACTGCGGGTGAGCTACACCTCCTTCATCCAGCCTTCGCAGCTTTTCGATTACCGCGTTGAGACTGGCGAGTACACCTTGCTCAAGGAACAAGAAGTCCCGGGCGGTTACAACAAGGATGACTACGTTGCCTACCGCATGTGGACGCAGGCTTCCGACGGCACGCAGATTCCGGTCTCCATCGTGCACCGCGCTGATCTTGACCGCACCAAAGTTAACCCGACGCTTCTCTACGGATACGGCTCTTATGAGGCCAGCATGGACCCGTACTTCTCCGTCTTCCGTCTGTCCTTGATGGATCGCGGCATGATCTTCGCCATGGCGCACGTCCGCGGCGGCGGCGAGATGGGTCGTACCTGGTACGACGACGGCAAGCTTCTGCAGAAAAAGAACACCTTCACAGACTTCATCGCGGTGGCCGATGACCTCATTGCGCGCGGTGTCACCACCGCAGATCAGATGGTGGCGGAAGGCGGCTCCGCCGGTGGCCTGCTGATGGGCGCGGTGGCGAACATGGCCCCGGACCGCTTCACGGCCATCCAGGCCTCTGTGCCCTTCGTGGACCCGCTGACTTCCATCCTGAAGCCGGAGCTACCGCTGACGGTCATCGAGTGGGAAGAGTGGGGCGACCCGTACCACGACCCAGAGGTCTATGACTATATGAAGTCCTATGCGCCTTACGAGAACGTCACTGCGCAGAACTACCCGGACATTTTGGCGATTACCTCGCTAAACGACACTCGCGTGCTCTACGTGGAACCGGCGAAGTGGATTGCCAAGCTGCGTGATACCGCAGCGGGCGGGCAGTTCCTGCTCAAGACGGAGATGGTTGCTGGCCACGGTGGCGTTTCTGGACGCTATGACAAGTGGCGCCAGAATGCCTTCGAATACGCGTGGACCATTAACAAGGCCACGGGGTTGAAAGCTTAGACGCTCCTCGCCGCGCGGACTCGCGGTGGCTGTGCGATAATTGCACTTATGCATGGCCACCTTCTAGTTTCGATTTCTAGCATCTTTTCTGACACGCGGAAGCAAACTAGTAACCTCCTCAAAGAACTAGACCGGGAAGAAATCCCGGTCTCTTTGCTGGTTGCCCCACACATTGATGGCAATTGGCACCTGGCCAAAGATGACAAGACCTTAGGCTTTCTCAAAGAGCAGGAATCCGCGGGTAGGTTACTCATCCTGAATGGCTTCGACCAAGCGGTGCAAGGTCGTCGCGCCGAGTTCGCTAACCTCGACTCGCACGAGGCCAATCTCCGTTTGAAGGGCGCCACGCGGCAGATGGCCAAGCTGGGCTTCGAGTCGAGCATCTTCGCACCTCCACGCTGGCGTATGTCGCCTGGCACCTTGGAGGTCCTACCGAACTTTGCTTTCGACGTCGCGGCCTCCACGCGTGGCATTCACGAGCTGCGTTCCGGCAAGTTCCACCAGACCCGCAACCTGTCCTTCGGCGAGGGCTTCGGTGCTGCAAAGTGGTGGCGCCGCAACATTATTCGCGCAGCTGAGCGCTCCGCGCTGCGCGGCAACACCGTGCGTCTTTCTATCTCTGGCCGCAACCTTAATGACAGGAAAGTGGTCTCTGACTTCATCAAGGCGGTTGACCGCGCCGCGAGCGCCGGCGCGCAGCCCGCGGACTACGGCGTCTTTTTGGCGAAGCGTTAAAAGCCTCCCGCGGAAGTGCACGCCACGCGTGCAAAGCGTGCCCTGAACGCACGCCGAACGCACAAAAGCGTGCACCGAACGCGCAAAAGCGCACAATTTGCCAATTAGACTGCTGAATCCGCGCTAATTCAGGGCATTATATGGCAAATTGTGCGTAAGGGGGAAACGCTCCGGGGAAAGCACCCCGGAGGAGACGCTCCCGGGAGCCTAGAGCTTGAGGAAATCCCGGACCTGCGGTGGCAGGGCGTCGATGAGCTGGGGCGCCAGGAACTTCATCGAACCGCCGAGCAACATTGCGATGCCGGGGACGGCAACCGCAAGGATCAATGCGATGATGCCGCCGGTGCTCGAACCAGAGCTAGAGCCGTTGCTGGAGCTGGAGCCTTTGTTGGTGCCGGGCTTGCTGTCTGGGTTGGTGTCTGGTTCTTCGTCTGGGGTAGCGGCCGCCTCGCCCAGGCTGAAGCCGACCTTGACCGGGTCGTGGTCGGAGGCGCGGAACGGGGAGTCGTCGTAGAAGTCCACGATGTTGTAATTGCGGCGAGAGTACTCAAAGGCCACCGGCTCGTCGGCATTGATGTTCCACACCTGGGCGTCGGTTACCTTGCCAGATGCAACCTCGTTGGCCAGGACGTGGTCGAGAGAACCCAACAGGCCAGAGAACTGGTAAGAGGCATCTGCGTGGAAGTCCTCAGCGGGAACGGTGTAGCCGCTGTCGCGGAAGACATCGATGGCATCGCCGTGGGTATAGGTGTTGAGGTCACCCATCACGAAGGTGGCCTTGTCCTGCCAATCTGGCTGCTTAGCCAGGTGCTCAAGAACGGCTTCGGCCTGTGCCTTGCGCACGTTGGGGTTGTTGCCCTGGCCGTCGCCGGTGTCGGCGTCGCCCTTAACAACGGAACCCTTGGACTTGAAATGGTTGGCCACGGCCACGAAAGTCTCGTCATCCGCGGCGTCGACTGGCGCGAACTCCTGCGCTAGCGGCTCGCGAGCGGTTCCAGTGAAGCGGTCGTCGACGAAGATGCGGGATTCACCAACTGGCATGACGCGTTCCTTTTTATAGATGAACGCGGTGCGGATGACGTCCACGGTGTCCGGCAGCTTCTCCGGGGAGGCCACGTAGGCCCACTTCTCGGAACCAGCGGCCGCGTTGAGCTCGTCTGTCAGGTGCGCCAAGGCTTGGTCACGCTTGGACTTGTCGCCGGTGACGCCGTAGCCGTCTTCGATTTCAGAAAGGGCGATGACGTCGGCATCAAGACCGTTTACGGCCGCGACAATCTTGCGCTGCTGGTTCTCGAAGGCCTCCGCGGTATAAGCACCGCGGGTCGTGCCGCGCTTGACGGTGACCGGGTTGCCGTCCATGTCATCGTAAGAGCTGCCGCCGTATTCCTCGCCAAGGGAGGTGAAGTAGTTCAATACGTTGAAGGCACCAATGGTGTATTCGCCTTCGACGTCGAGTGCGTGCAGTTCCTTTTCGCGGGAGTCTTCCCAGGTAATCGGCAAATCGCTGCCTGCCGTATTGCCCGTTACCGGTGCGGTGGGCTGGTAGCGCCACTGTTCATGGGAGTAACCCACGATGACTGGGTGCTGGAAAGTTACCTGGTCAGTGGTGCGCAAGGATTTGATGGTTTGTGCGTTGTCCTGCGCGATATATGGCAGCGGGGTGGATTGGTCAGACTCGAGGTAGTTTTTCGTACGGCCATCGTCCAGCGTGACCAGCTTGGCGGCGTTGGAAGCGGCAAGTTTCTGTAGGTCGGAGTCTGGGTCAGTCGACGGGTCATAAAGGTCCGACGGCTGGCGGAGTGCCTCCGTGCCCGGCGCCAGGCCTACCTCGCCATACTGGTTGAGCGCGTAGTTGTTGGTCACGGTGTGGGTGCCAGGCAGTACCAGCATGTGCTCGTAGGCCTCACGGGCGACGTCGCCTTCTGGCAGAGTCTCTAGCTCTAGCGCGGTGACTTCTGGCAGGGGAGCATCGAGCTTCTCGACGGCATCTGCGGTTAGCTGGGTGGCATCATAGAACTCCGAGACCTTGCCAGAAACCTGCACGGAATCCCCGAGCTGCGGATAAGCAGACGTTTCCTTGTTACCCATGTAAATAAACAGCGCCGGGGAAGCAGCGGGAGCCTCGCTTCCGGTGCCGCCGGTCTGGATGGTGAAGCCGTTGATGCCGCCCTCGGACCACACGCCAGTGACGACGCCCTTGGTCGTGACGTTCTGGTCTTTAACCGGAGACTGAGCGCCGGTTCCCTGGATTTCTTCGATGCTTAGCTCGCGGCCGGGGTCTGCAGGCTGCGTTGGTTCCTCTGGCTCAGCGGGCGTGGTTGGTTCGTTTCCGGAAGGCGTAGGAGTTGGCGTGCCGACATGGAAATCGGCAGCGTTGTCGTCGGTATCGGTGCCCGCCTCATCGCGAGAGACTGACTCTGCATTGGAGGTGCTTGGGGCAGGGGTGCCTTCTGCCAGCTGGGCGGAACCGTAACCGGCGAGGTCAACCTCGTTGCCGGAGGCGTCGTAAAGCTTGACCGATCCCTTCGAACCGGACAGGTTCAGGGAGGACTCCGCGTCTGGGGTAGGCAGTGGCGTGGAGCCGCCGTTGCCCTGGCCAGCCTGAATCAGGTAGTGCTTGCCAGCCGGAATCGCGCCGCTGAGAGCAGCCTTGCCGCCCGAGTTGCCACCGGCGGAAAAGTACTCGACGGACCAACCATCCAGCGAGACCGCGGCTTCGGTGGGGTTGAAGAGCTCGATGAAGTCGTGGGTAAAGGTCGCACCAGAGTTTCCGCCGCCGCCGTAAACCTCAGAAAGGACCACGGCATCACCTGCGGGGGCTGCATGGGCGGGGACGGTGAGAGTGGAGAAAGTGGAGATGAGCGCGGTCAAAGAAAGCGCGTGGAGAGAACGAGAGCGCATGAGAAACCTTGCAATAGGAGATATATGACCATTTGTTTCTAAGGCACCGCGTCGGGCTTGCCAAGCGTTCATCCCCCAGATGTCTTGGGGGTTTACATGCATGCCCAAAAAGTTTGTCTTGCGGTTCATCGGGTGTTTACGTGGGCTTCGCGGGGCAGGGGCGTGCGAACTGCGCACAATTTGCCAAGCAAGCCCGGAAAATCAGCAAATTTGGGCGCACTATTTGGCAAATTGTGCCCACGCGAGGCGTCGGCGCCAGTAATCCCCCGAACCAAACCACCCCCAACCCGCCGCCCTATAGAATTGGTTCTCGTTCCCCGCGGGAAATACTGTGGGCACTAAGTCGACTACCGAGTTAAAACTTGAGCTGAATGAAACTGGAGGCACGATGGTTCAGCGCGTGTATGTGGAAAATCGCGAGGGCGGGCATGCCGCTGCATTATCGAAGGAGTACGGCGTCAACGTGCGCGTGCTCAATCGCTACGACGTAGAGGGCGCCACCGATTCCGAATTTGCTACCGCGGTCAAGTTGGTTCTTTCAGAACCGCAGGTAGACACTACTTTTCCCACGCTGGACGAGGCTGGAGTTGCAGGCGGGGTTCTCGCCGTTGAACCGCTTCCAGGCCAGTTTGATCAGCGCGCTGATTCCGCGGCACAGTGCATTCAGTTCCTCTTTGAAAAGGAGCGCCCCCGCGTACGCACCGCGGTGGTCTATGCGGTAGATGGTGAGATTCCTGCCGCAATGCGCAAGGATCTGATTAACCCCGTCGAGTCCCGTGAAGCAGCGCTGGAGCTGCCGGAGACTTTGGCATTGCACGTTGATACCCCCGCCGACGTAGAGACCCTTGAGGGTTTCACTGCGCTTTCCGACGCCGCCCTCCCCGAATTCGTCGCATCCCACGGCCTGGCCATGGACGCTGACGACGCCACCTTGATTCGTAACTACTTTGCCTCCGAAGACCGCGAACCCACCATCACCGAGCTCAAGGTGATTGATACCTACTGGTCCGACCACTGCCGCCACACCACCTTCGAGACCGTCCTCGATTCCATTACCTTCAATGAGCCGGCCGTTGAGGCCGCTTACCAGGACTACCTCGCAGCCCGCGAGTCCATCGGCCGCGCTAAGCCGGTGACTTTGATGGACATGGGCACCATCGCTGGTAAGGTGCTGCGTGCCACGGGCAAGCTCGACGCCATGGACGTCTCCGAGGAGATCAACGCCTGCACCGTTCATGTCACCATTACCGTGGATGGCAAGGAAGAGCCGTGGCTGCTGCTGTTTAAGAACGAGACCCACAACCACCCAACCGAAATCGAGCCTTTTGGCGGCGCTGCTACCTGCATCGGTGGCGCAATCCGCGACCCGCTGTCTGGCCGCGGTTATGTCTACGGCGCGATGCGCATCTCCGGCTCCGGTAACCCGCTGGAGACCACCACTCGCGCCGGCAAGCTGCCGCAGAAGACCATTGCCCGCGTGGCAGCTGCCGGAAATTCCTCCTACGGCAACCAGATTGGCTTGGCTACCGGCCTAGTTGATGAGGTCTATCACCCGGGATACGTCGCCAAGCACCTCGAAATGGGTGCGGTAGTGGCGGGCGCACCGGCGGCGAACGTACGTCGCGAAGTTCCGGCGGCGGGTGACCTCGTGGTGCTCGTCGGCGGTGCAACGGGCCGTGACGGTATCGGCGGAGCTACTGGTTCCTCCAAGTCGCACACCGTGGAGTCGCTGACCACCGCGGGCGCGGAGGTGCAGAAGGGTAATGCGCCGGAGGAGCGAAAGCTCCAGCGCCTGTTCCGCAACCCGGAGTTTTCCAAGCTCATCAAGCGCTGTAATGACTTCGGCGCCGGCGGCGTCGCCGTCGCAGTGGGCGAGCTGGCGGATTCGCTGGAGATCAACCTCGATGCGGTCCCGAAGAAGTACGAGGGCCTGAACGGCACCGAGCTGGCTCTGTCCGAGTCCCAGGAGCGCATGGCCACCGTCGTTGAGGCAGGCGACCTCGACAAGCTGATCGCGCTGGCTAACGAGGAGAACCTCAACGCCGTGGTCGTTGCGGAGGTCACTGACTCTGGCCGCATGCGCATGCATTGGCGCGGCAACACCATCGTTGACCTTTCCCGCGAATTCCTAAACACCAACGGCGCCGACAAGCACGTCGACATCGAGGTTGCCCCCGCCGCTGATTGGCGCGGCGCGGCCCGCGAGTGGGCACGCGAGGAAGACTTCTCCGCTTCCTTTATCTCCATGGCGTCCGACCTCAACGTGGCTTCCAAGCAGGGCCTGTCGGAGCGCTTCGACTCCACCGTCGGCGCCGGCACCGTGCTGATGCCTTTCGGCGGTACGCGTCAGGCCACCCCGATCCAGGCCACGGCACACACCCTGCCGGCGCTGGGAGAGACCACCAACTGCTCTGTGATGTCCTGGGGCTATAACCCATACGTCACCGAGGCCAGCCCCTTCCACGGGGCTTACCTCGCGGTGGTGGAGTCGGTGTCCAAGCTGATTGCTACCGGCGCCTCCTTTGATGAGACCTACTTGTCCTTCCAGGAGTACTTCGAGCGCATGGACTCCGCTGCGGCTTGGGGCAAGCCGGCCGCCGCGCTGCTGGGCACCATCAAGGCCCAGCTTGGCCTCGGCGTCGCCGCGATTGGCGGCAAGGACTCCATGTCCGGCACCTTCGAAGAGCTCAGCGTCCCACCGACGGTCATCTCGGTTGCCGTCAGCCACGACGATGCCACTCACATGGTGCCGAACTACTTCAAGGCAGCGGGTCACAAGGTCACGCTCTTCCAGCCGGAGATCGCTGGCGCAGAGGATACTGCGCTGGCCGGCCTGCCCACCCCAGATTCCCTGGTTGCCAACTTCCGCACCGTGACGGAGCTGCTGCGCTCCGGCAAGGTCATCTCCGCTTACACCCCGGGCTTCGGCGGCCCTGCCGAGTCCGTGCTGAAGATGGGCTTGGGCGAGGGCATCGGCTTCGCCTTTACTGACGACGCCCCGCTCTACGACTATGCCTACGGCGCCTTCGTCCTGGAGTGGGCAGACGGCGAGGAGCCAACCGCGGGCTCGGTTATTGGTGAGACCGCCGAGGGCGGCTTCACCTACCGCGGCACCGAGGTTTCCTTTGCCGACGCTGAGGCCGCCTACCTGGGCACTCTCGAAGAGATCTACCCGAGCTTCATTGAGCAGACTGGTTCGGTCTCCCTGGCAGACGCCACTTCTTCGGTCTCCGGATCTGAGGCGCCGACCATCACCCCGACCCACGGTGGCGCCAAGGCTTCCGCTCTCATCCCGGTCTTCCCGGGTACCAACTGCGAGTACGACTCCGCCCGCGCGCTGCGTCGCGCTGGCATCGAGCCGGAGATCCTCGTGGTGCGCAACCGCACCCCGGAAGACATCGCTGAGTCCGTCGACCGCATGGCCGCGGCTTTGGATCGCTCCCAGATGCTCTTCCTGCCGGGCGGCTTCTCTGGCGGCGACGAGCCGGACGGTTCCGCGAAGTTCATCACGTCCTTCCTGCGTAACCCGTCGCTTACCGCGGGTGTGCAGGGGCTTCTCGACGAGCGCGGTGGCCTGGTCCTCGGCATCTGCAATGGCTTCCAGGCGCTGATCAAGCTGGGCTTGGTGCCGTTCGGCAAGATTACTGAGCCGGGCACTGAGACCCCGACGCTAACCTTCAACACGATTGGTCGCCACCAGTCGCGTATTTCGCGTGTGCGCGTGGTCAATAACGCATCGCCGTGGCTGTCCAAGATTAACGAGGGTGATGTCTTCACCGTCCCGATTTCTCACGGCGAAGGCCGCATCACCGCTGGTGAGTCCGAATGGGAGCGTCTAAAGGCAGCTGCCGTTACCCAGTACGTCGACGTTGCAGGCAACCCGCTGATGGATATCTCCGTTAACCCGAACGGTGGCCTCTTCGCCCTTGAGGGCATCATGTCCGAGGACGGCCGCGTCCTGGGCAAGATGGGCCACTCTGAACGCATCTCGGCATCTACCTACAAGAACGTGCCGGGCGAGTACGATATGAAGCTCTTCGAGTCTGCAGCAGAGTACTTCCGCAAGTAGTTCCGAGCCCGGCTGGTTGGGTCCCCCTGGTTGGGTCTCATTCCTTGGCTCCCTTTGCTAGCAAAGGGAGCCTTTTTTACCCCAAAACACAAAACTCCACTCGCAATAGGACCCAACCAATGGGACCCAAAGACGGGGACCCAAAGACGGGGACCCAAAGACGGGGACCCAACCGGGGTGGAAGCCTCAGAGCGAATGGAGTTCGTGATGCCCAGGAGAAATCGCGTGAGCGCCGCGACTTAAGCGCCGATTGCGCGCGCGATGGTCTGCGCCCAGCTGACCTTCATCTCGTGTGTAAAGAGCCCGAAGGAGTGCGAACCCTGCTCGCTGTAGTAGCGGTTAACGTTCACGCCGGCGCGGCGCGCGTTGTGCGTGAAGGTCTCGGTGCACTGGTTGGCAACCACCTCAACTGCACGCGGGCCAACGCTGGTCACCGGGTTGATGTTGTTGCCGTCAATTGGACCCGGGTTGCCGGATGCAGAAGCCACGAAGACATCTACACCGCGCAGGCGACCCGGATTGAAGTTCGGGTCATGGTCCGCCCACTGCGGCGAGCCCGGCAGACCCCACGCGTTGAAAGAGGAGCCGCCTCCGTAAGCCATCATTGCCGTCGAGGTCAGAACGCCCGTCGGATCAGAGCGCACTGGGCAGCCAGAGTAGGAAGCGGCCGCCTTGAAACGCTGTGGCGCATGCGCCGCGATATCGAGCGCCGCCGCACCGGTGGAGGAGAGGCCGCCGATGGCATCGCGGCCGGTGCCGTGGAATTCGGCGTCGATAAGCGGCGGAAGCTCCTGGGTCATGTAAGTGTTCCACTTGTTTACGCCCAGGATTGGGTCGGCCTGGTTCCAGTCCGTGTACAGCGAGTATGGGCCGCCAAGCGGCATGACTACGTTGACGTTTTTATCCGCGAACCATGGTCCGACGTCGGTATGCGTCATCCAGTTCATGCCCTCCTGGCCGCCCTGGATGCCAGGCAGGAGATAGAAGCTCGGGCGCGGTTGGTCGCCGCCCGGCAGCAGCACGTTGTTGGTGATGATTTCGCGGTTGGCAGGAGACCATACGTCGACGACCCAGTGGTTGCCGTTGATGTGGCGTTTGCCCACGATCTTGGCCTGGTCACCCAGCCAAGGCTGCGGGTTGGTCACGCGCGAGGAGACCTTCTCTAAGTGGCTCGACTGAGCCATGGCAGGGGTGGTGGTTGAGCCGATCGTCAACGCGAGGACGCCGGCGGCAGCGACGGACTTGAGCAGGGTTCCAATGGAGCGTGAGGAAGTCATAGTGGGAGCAAGTGTACAAGGATTTTTCAGCTTGTATAAGTATTTCCCAGGGAAAGTGGAAAAAAGATTCAACTACTGGGGCAAAAGTGGCACGTGCTATTCGATGTCGAGTGTTTGCCCGAGCGTCGTCTCCCAGGTCTTGTACAGCTGCGCTCCGAAGAAGTCGTAGTCGGTCGAATCCGGCCAGGCCTCGCCGATTTTGGCGCCGGTGCAAAATTTAATACGCATAACAAAATAGTGGGCATTCCCTTGAAAGCGTCCGGCGGGCTCCGTATAGTTACAGCAACGTAAGTTTTCTCCGAAGTGAGGCGGCTACCCATTGATGGCTAACAAGGAAAACACTTTGCTATTAGCAGGGGTGGGGCAGGCGCCACCTGAGGGGCTCGTTGAGCGGCGTTATTTCATCGCTGACCGTGGCCCGCGCCCCCTCACTCGCGGCTGGGGTCACTTCTTTGCCGCGATTTGTTCGGTGATCGCATCTACTGTGCTGATTACCTATTCCTGGATGACGCTGCCCTGGTGGCACGCGCTAGCCGTTACCGTCTACGGCGTCGGCGTAGTGGGCTTGTTTGGCGTGTCCGCCCTTTATCACCGTTGGCCATGGCCGAGTTTGCGGGCAGTGCGTTGGTGGCGTCGGGCGGATCACGCAACCATCGCTGTTTTTATTGCGGCGACGTATACGCCGCTGTGTGCCATCGTCTTAGACGTGAAGCAGGCATCGCTCATGTTGGCTATTGCTTGGGCTGGGGCAATATTGGGTGTCATCCTGAATCTGTTGTGGATAGACCATCCACGCTGGCTCGATGTGGTGGTCTATCTGGCATTGGGATGGTTGGTGGTCCCACTCATTCCCACCCTGTGGGGTGCCGCTGGCGCCGTAGTTGTGTGGCTGCTTTTTGCCGGCGGAGTGATCTATTCGCTCGGCGCTTTGGCTTATGGCTTCAAATGGCCGGGCCGCAACGCCCGGTGGTATGGCTACCACGAGCACTTCCACAGCGCGACTATCGCGGCTGCGGTTGTGCACATGGTGGCCATTTGGATGGTCGTGGCGGCCTAGGCGTTCAATTGGGGGCAGGCACCTAATCGCGCAGCGGGTCCACACCGGCTTCGGTGAGCATCGGAATGTTGGATACCTCGGAAGGCAGGCCGAACGCGTCAACAAGAACCACGGACCACGGTGCCAAAGAATCCACCAGATCATTGATTGCAGCGCGGGCGGCCTTCATACGGCCGGCCGGAAGCAAGTTGTGCTCCTGATACCAGCCGGCGTGCTCGACCAGCGTGGACAGAACGAATAGGTGACGTAGCTGCTCAAAGACCTGGCGTGCGAGGGAACCTACCTCCAGGCGGTCTTCCGCCTCAATCATCGCTTGGACCAGCAGCGTATCTACACGGGCCCAGCCTGCCGCGATGAGGTGATCCTGGCACTGGTCCACGATGGCGGCTGCCTGCACCTTGTCGGCCTTGCGGGCCGGCTGGATGCGACGAACGAGAGAAAGCAGGACGGACTGGGCACGGTCGTCGATGAGCTTGGCTTGGTAGACGGCGTCGAAAAGCGATGCCTCGTTCGGATTGACCAGGTCCACCAGGCCCTGCAGGCGCGTGGTGAAACCAGTGCGGCGGCGGACCACTTCAGTGGCGGTCGTAGCGGCATAGCGCACGGTATCCCATGGAGACATGTCATTCATCGCACGACCGTAAGCGGTGAGCAAGTTCTTGCCCACCATCTGAATCAGCACGGTGTTATCGCCCTCAAAGGTGGCGAAGACATCGGAGTCGGCGCGGTAGGTGGTCAGGCGGTTTTCTGACATATAACCTGCGCCGCCGCAGGCCTCACGGCATTCCTGAATCGTGCGGATGGCGTGCTGGGTTTGTGCGGCTTTAATCGCGCCGGCCAAAGACTCCATCTCGCGGGAGGCATACTTTTGCTCCTCTGTGGGCGTGGTCACGGACCACGAGCCTGCCTCCTGGCTGTCATTCATCTCCTGGTAGCGCTCCAGAATTTGGTTGTGCAGCAGGTGCAGCGCATAAGAGCGCGCCAGCGGGATGAGCAGGCGGCGGCGGTGCTGGCGGTGATCGATAAGGTGCTTTTCGGCGCCGGTTGCGCCTTCGAATTGGCGGCGGCGGTTGGCGTAGCGCACCGCGATGTCTAGCGAGGCCTCCGTGGCGGCGCCCGCGGCACCAGCCACGCCCATGCGCCCGCGGATCAGCGTGCCGAGCATGGTGAAGAAGCGGGCGTTGGGGTTTTCAATCGGCGAGGAATACCTGCCCTTTTCATCGACGTCTGCGAAGCGGTTGAGCAGGTTCACACGCGGTACGCGCACGTTGTCGAAGCGGAGCGTGCCATTATCGACGCCCACGAGTCCACCCTTGTGGCCGTGATCGCCCAAGGTGATGCCCGGCAGCGCGTTGCCTTGCTCGTCACGAATCGGAACGATGATGGCGTGCACGCCGTGGGTGCGGCCATCGCTTTCCGGGGTCATAAGCTGCGTGAACACGACGGCGGCACGGCCGTCCTGGGCGGCGTTGCCGATGTAGTTCTTCACCGCGGTATCGCTCGGGGTATTGATGATGAATTCATCGGTTTCCGGGTCGTAGTTCGCCGTGGTCTCAAGGGATTGCACATCAGAGCCGTGGCCGCGTTCGGTCATGGCGAAACAACCAGGTAGCTCCAGGGATGCGGCCTTTTGAATCCACTCGATGTGGCGCTCGGTGCCGAGCTGGTCGAGGGCGCCGCCCCACAGTC
Coding sequences:
- a CDS encoding ExeM/NucH family extracellular endonuclease — encoded protein: MRSRSLHALSLTALISTFSTLTVPAHAAPAGDAVVLSEVYGGGGNSGATFTHDFIELFNPTEAAVSLDGWSVEYFSAGGNSGGKAALSGAIPAGKHYLIQAGQGNGGSTPLPTPDAESSLNLSGSKGSVKLYDASGNEVDLAGYGSAQLAEGTPAPSTSNAESVSRDEAGTDTDDNAADFHVGTPTPTPSGNEPTTPAEPEEPTQPADPGRELSIEEIQGTGAQSPVKDQNVTTKGVVTGVWSEGGINGFTIQTGGTGSEAPAASPALFIYMGNKETSAYPQLGDSVQVSGKVSEFYDATQLTADAVEKLDAPLPEVTALELETLPEGDVAREAYEHMLVLPGTHTVTNNYALNQYGEVGLAPGTEALRQPSDLYDPSTDPDSDLQKLAASNAAKLVTLDDGRTKNYLESDQSTPLPYIAQDNAQTIKSLRTTDQVTFQHPVIVGYSHEQWRYQPTAPVTGNTAGSDLPITWEDSREKELHALDVEGEYTIGAFNVLNYFTSLGEEYGGSSYDDMDGNPVTVKRGTTRGAYTAEAFENQQRKIVAAVNGLDADVIALSEIEDGYGVTGDKSKRDQALAHLTDELNAAAGSEKWAYVASPEKLPDTVDVIRTAFIYKKERVMPVGESRIFVDDRFTGTAREPLAQEFAPVDAADDETFVAVANHFKSKGSVVKGDADTGDGQGNNPNVRKAQAEAVLEHLAKQPDWQDKATFVMGDLNTYTHGDAIDVFRDSGYTVPAEDFHADASYQFSGLLGSLDHVLANEVASGKVTDAQVWNINADEPVAFEYSRRNYNIVDFYDDSPFRASDHDPVKVGFSLGEAAATPDEEPDTNPDSKPGTNKGSSSSNGSSSGSSTGGIIALILAVAVPGIAMLLGGSMKFLAPQLIDALPPQVRDFLKL
- a CDS encoding S9 family peptidase → MTELTPPIAAKHPITREFHGRSFVDDYEWMRDKESAETLDYLRAENAYTEQETAHLKELTENIFQEVKSRVKQTDMSVPSRRGQYWYYGRSVEGKNYGISCRVPVAEGADPWTAPVIPEEGAPEGEEILLDANELAKGTEFFAMGASTVSDSGNLLAYSVDTAGDERFSLVIKDLRTGELLSDRLEGIFYGAAWVGDDYIFYTTVDDAWRPDTVWRHKVGTEQSEDVQVMYEADEHFNIGVGSIRSEKYLFIVIGSKLTSETWVLDRTDPEGEFQVLWQREAGVDYDVDYAEIDGQAYWFVTHNASGPNFTLATTPLAVGEDLAPLRELDVLIPHREDVRLEGVDTYRDQVVVGYRRAGIGRAAIMDVRHGWSEFKELNFNEELYTVSVGGNPEWDAPVLRVSYTSFIQPSQLFDYRVETGEYTLLKEQEVPGGYNKDDYVAYRMWTQASDGTQIPVSIVHRADLDRTKVNPTLLYGYGSYEASMDPYFSVFRLSLMDRGMIFAMAHVRGGGEMGRTWYDDGKLLQKKNTFTDFIAVADDLIARGVTTADQMVAEGGSAGGLLMGAVANMAPDRFTAIQASVPFVDPLTSILKPELPLTVIEWEEWGDPYHDPEVYDYMKSYAPYENVTAQNYPDILAITSLNDTRVLYVEPAKWIAKLRDTAAGGQFLLKTEMVAGHGGVSGRYDKWRQNAFEYAWTINKATGLKA
- a CDS encoding DUF2334 domain-containing protein, with protein sequence MHGHLLVSISSIFSDTRKQTSNLLKELDREEIPVSLLVAPHIDGNWHLAKDDKTLGFLKEQESAGRLLILNGFDQAVQGRRAEFANLDSHEANLRLKGATRQMAKLGFESSIFAPPRWRMSPGTLEVLPNFAFDVAASTRGIHELRSGKFHQTRNLSFGEGFGAAKWWRRNIIRAAERSALRGNTVRLSISGRNLNDRKVVSDFIKAVDRAASAGAQPADYGVFLAKR